A genomic segment from Malus domestica chromosome 05, GDT2T_hap1 encodes:
- the LOC103454463 gene encoding uncharacterized protein isoform X1 produces MQSSLHSKYREEEDCKFSAMDSARSWLKKFQPRAKKKAAAEDTKAEQQNSVSDEAPSSVTKQKVEAAKQYIENHYKAQMKSLQERKERRWMLERRLADADVSQEDQMNVLKYLEQKETEYMHLQRHKMGVDDFQLLTIIGRGAFGEVRICREKSTGQVYAMKKLKKSEMLRRGQVEHVKAERNLLAEVDSPYIVKLYCSFQDDEFLYLIMEYLPGGDMMTLLMRKDILTEDEARFYVGETVLAIESIHKHNYIHRDIKPDNLLLDRYGHMKLSDFGLCKPLGSNSFPDLSENGENGNAVGGNSKSPSASHKHSNLPATPKRTQQEQLLHWQKNRRMLAYSTVGTPDYIAPEVLLKKGYGMECDWWSLGAIMYEMLVGFPPFYSDEPMSTCRKIVNWRTHLKFPGEAKLSSEAKDLICKLLCNVEQRLGTQGAHEIKAHPWFDGLQWDRLYQMEAAFIPEVNNELDTQNFEKFDELGAPVETSTKSGPWRKMLSSTDTNFVGYTYKNFEIVDEHHMPGIAELKKKNTKPKRPSVKSLFDTPDPPDSPINGTPPLHVPNQLGVSGGSQPSRQSTRPPLPQHKPPRR; encoded by the exons ATGCAATCTTCTCTGCATTCG AAATACAGGGAGGAGGAGGACTGTAAATTTTCAGCCATGGATTCTGCGAGGAGCTGGCTTAAGAAGTTCCAGCCGAGGGCGAAGAAGAAGGCGGCGGCGGAGGATACGAAGGCCGAGCAGCAGAATTCTGTTTCCGATGAGGCGCCGTCGAGCGTGACCAAACAGAAGGTGGAGGCAGCCAAACAGTACATTGAGAACCACTACAAGGCGCAAATGAAGTCCTTGCAGGAAAGGAAGGAGAG GCGGTGGATGCTCGAAAGGCGGCTCGCCGACGCGGATGTTTCGCAGGAGGATCAGATGAATGTGTTGAAGTATTTGGAGCAGAAGGAGACGGAGTACATGCATCTTCAGAGGCATAAAATGGGGGTTGATGACTTTCAGCTGTTGACCATCATCGGAAGGGGTGCATTCGGAGAG GTCAGAATCTGCAGAGAGAAATCTACTGGGCAGGTCTACGCCATGAAAAAGCTCAAGAAATCGGAGATGCTCCGGAGAGGCCAG GTGGAACATGTTAAAGCTGAAAGAAATCTTCTTGCTGAGGTTGATAGTCCTTACATCGTTAAGCTCTACTGCTCCTTTCAAGATGACGAATTTTTGTATCTTATAATGGAATATCTTCCGGGCGGTGATATGATGACATTACTAATGCGCAAAGATATCTTGACTGAAGATGAAGCCAGGTTTTATGTAGGGGAGACAGTCCTTGCCATTGAGTCTATTCATAAACACAACTACATCCACAG GGATATTAAGCCTGATAATTTGCTGCTTGATCGTTATGGCCACATGAAGCTTTCAGATTTTGGGTTGTGTAAGCCTTTGGGATCTAACAGCTTTCCAGATCTTAGTGAGAATGGTGAGAATGGCAATGCAGTTGGAGGGAATTCAAAATCCCCTTCAGCGAGTCATAAACATTCTAACCTTCCCGCAACACCAAAAAGGACACAGCAGGAACAGTTATTGCACTGGCAAAAGAACAGGCGAATGCTG GCTTATTCAACAGTTGGAACTCCAGATTACATTGCTCCAGAAGTATTGCTGAAGAAAGGATATGGAATGGAATGTGACTG GTGGTCTCTTGGTGCAATCATGTATGAGATGCTTGTAGGATTTCCACCTTTCTATTCTGACGAACCAATGTCAACATGCAGAAAG ATTGTTAACTGGAGAACTCATCTGAAATTCCCAGGGGAAGCAAAGCTCTCTTCTGAAGCTAAGGATCTCATTTGCAAGCTCCTCTGCAATGTTGAGCAGAGGCTTGGGACGCAAGGAGCTCATGAAATAAAA GCACACCCATGGTTTGATGGGTTACAATGGGATAGATTATATCAGATGGAAGCGGCTTTCATACCAGAGGTCAACAATGAGTTAGATACTCAAAACTTTGAGAAGTTTGATGAG TTGGGGGCTCCAGTAGAGACTTCAACAAAATCTGGTCCGTGGAGAAAG ATGCTTTCCTCCACGGATACAAATTTCGTCGGCTATACCTACAAGAATTTTGAAATTGTTGATGAGCATCATATGCCTGGCATTG CTgagttgaagaaaaagaataccAAGCCAAAACGACCATCTGTTAAATCATTATTTG ACACACCTGATCCTCCGGACTCACCAATTAACGGAACCCCTCCCTTACATGTGCCCAACCAGTTGGGTGTCTCAGGAGGCTCTCAGCCTTCACGGCAATCTACTAGACCCCCACTACCTCAACACAAACCGCCACGAAGATAA
- the LOC103454463 gene encoding uncharacterized protein isoform X2, translated as MDSARSWLKKFQPRAKKKAAAEDTKAEQQNSVSDEAPSSVTKQKVEAAKQYIENHYKAQMKSLQERKERRWMLERRLADADVSQEDQMNVLKYLEQKETEYMHLQRHKMGVDDFQLLTIIGRGAFGEVRICREKSTGQVYAMKKLKKSEMLRRGQVEHVKAERNLLAEVDSPYIVKLYCSFQDDEFLYLIMEYLPGGDMMTLLMRKDILTEDEARFYVGETVLAIESIHKHNYIHRDIKPDNLLLDRYGHMKLSDFGLCKPLGSNSFPDLSENGENGNAVGGNSKSPSASHKHSNLPATPKRTQQEQLLHWQKNRRMLAYSTVGTPDYIAPEVLLKKGYGMECDWWSLGAIMYEMLVGFPPFYSDEPMSTCRKIVNWRTHLKFPGEAKLSSEAKDLICKLLCNVEQRLGTQGAHEIKAHPWFDGLQWDRLYQMEAAFIPEVNNELDTQNFEKFDELGAPVETSTKSGPWRKMLSSTDTNFVGYTYKNFEIVDEHHMPGIAELKKKNTKPKRPSVKSLFDTPDPPDSPINGTPPLHVPNQLGVSGGSQPSRQSTRPPLPQHKPPRR; from the exons ATGGATTCTGCGAGGAGCTGGCTTAAGAAGTTCCAGCCGAGGGCGAAGAAGAAGGCGGCGGCGGAGGATACGAAGGCCGAGCAGCAGAATTCTGTTTCCGATGAGGCGCCGTCGAGCGTGACCAAACAGAAGGTGGAGGCAGCCAAACAGTACATTGAGAACCACTACAAGGCGCAAATGAAGTCCTTGCAGGAAAGGAAGGAGAG GCGGTGGATGCTCGAAAGGCGGCTCGCCGACGCGGATGTTTCGCAGGAGGATCAGATGAATGTGTTGAAGTATTTGGAGCAGAAGGAGACGGAGTACATGCATCTTCAGAGGCATAAAATGGGGGTTGATGACTTTCAGCTGTTGACCATCATCGGAAGGGGTGCATTCGGAGAG GTCAGAATCTGCAGAGAGAAATCTACTGGGCAGGTCTACGCCATGAAAAAGCTCAAGAAATCGGAGATGCTCCGGAGAGGCCAG GTGGAACATGTTAAAGCTGAAAGAAATCTTCTTGCTGAGGTTGATAGTCCTTACATCGTTAAGCTCTACTGCTCCTTTCAAGATGACGAATTTTTGTATCTTATAATGGAATATCTTCCGGGCGGTGATATGATGACATTACTAATGCGCAAAGATATCTTGACTGAAGATGAAGCCAGGTTTTATGTAGGGGAGACAGTCCTTGCCATTGAGTCTATTCATAAACACAACTACATCCACAG GGATATTAAGCCTGATAATTTGCTGCTTGATCGTTATGGCCACATGAAGCTTTCAGATTTTGGGTTGTGTAAGCCTTTGGGATCTAACAGCTTTCCAGATCTTAGTGAGAATGGTGAGAATGGCAATGCAGTTGGAGGGAATTCAAAATCCCCTTCAGCGAGTCATAAACATTCTAACCTTCCCGCAACACCAAAAAGGACACAGCAGGAACAGTTATTGCACTGGCAAAAGAACAGGCGAATGCTG GCTTATTCAACAGTTGGAACTCCAGATTACATTGCTCCAGAAGTATTGCTGAAGAAAGGATATGGAATGGAATGTGACTG GTGGTCTCTTGGTGCAATCATGTATGAGATGCTTGTAGGATTTCCACCTTTCTATTCTGACGAACCAATGTCAACATGCAGAAAG ATTGTTAACTGGAGAACTCATCTGAAATTCCCAGGGGAAGCAAAGCTCTCTTCTGAAGCTAAGGATCTCATTTGCAAGCTCCTCTGCAATGTTGAGCAGAGGCTTGGGACGCAAGGAGCTCATGAAATAAAA GCACACCCATGGTTTGATGGGTTACAATGGGATAGATTATATCAGATGGAAGCGGCTTTCATACCAGAGGTCAACAATGAGTTAGATACTCAAAACTTTGAGAAGTTTGATGAG TTGGGGGCTCCAGTAGAGACTTCAACAAAATCTGGTCCGTGGAGAAAG ATGCTTTCCTCCACGGATACAAATTTCGTCGGCTATACCTACAAGAATTTTGAAATTGTTGATGAGCATCATATGCCTGGCATTG CTgagttgaagaaaaagaataccAAGCCAAAACGACCATCTGTTAAATCATTATTTG ACACACCTGATCCTCCGGACTCACCAATTAACGGAACCCCTCCCTTACATGTGCCCAACCAGTTGGGTGTCTCAGGAGGCTCTCAGCCTTCACGGCAATCTACTAGACCCCCACTACCTCAACACAAACCGCCACGAAGATAA